A genomic segment from Truepera sp. encodes:
- a CDS encoding Crp/Fnr family transcriptional regulator, with protein MTEASQYPSLVWHLKNTELFEDLTPDEIEQMARITPYKRFAAGEIVYHMEDPADALYFIRDGMVKISMYFPNGKEMILGLLGKYDIFGELLLLESERRPNQAEAVTDTTLIVMPEMEFQRLLQQQPRIAMKFIQVMSTRLWQAQQWQAEVGAFDAPGRLANLLLRLAGDFGVPSDRGTVIDLTLTQQDLAKMIGATRETVSHCLARLLEYGAVRRRRSPITVNVDKLQEFLDEASL; from the coding sequence ATGACTGAAGCGAGCCAGTATCCGAGTCTTGTGTGGCACCTCAAGAACACGGAGTTGTTCGAGGACCTGACTCCGGACGAGATCGAGCAGATGGCTCGCATCACGCCCTACAAGCGCTTCGCGGCGGGCGAGATCGTCTATCACATGGAGGACCCGGCCGACGCGCTGTACTTCATCCGCGACGGCATGGTCAAAATCTCGATGTACTTCCCGAACGGCAAGGAGATGATCCTGGGCCTGCTCGGCAAGTACGACATCTTCGGCGAGCTGCTTCTGCTGGAGAGCGAGCGGCGCCCCAACCAGGCAGAAGCGGTGACCGACACGACGCTCATCGTCATGCCCGAGATGGAGTTCCAGCGCCTCCTGCAGCAGCAACCGCGTATCGCGATGAAGTTCATCCAGGTGATGAGCACGCGGCTGTGGCAGGCGCAACAGTGGCAGGCGGAAGTCGGCGCCTTCGACGCCCCGGGGAGGCTCGCGAACCTGCTCCTGCGGCTTGCCGGCGACTTCGGAGTACCGTCGGACCGCGGCACCGTCATCGACCTGACCCTCACCCAGCAGGACCTCGCCAAGATGATCGGCGCCACGCGCGAGACGGTCAGCCATTGCCTCGCCAGGCTCCTCGAGTACGGCGCGGTTCGTCGCCGCCGCTCGCCCATCACCGTCAACGTCGACAAGCTCCAGGAGTTCTTGGACGAAGCTAGCCTCTAG